A window of Ferrimicrobium sp. genomic DNA:
GTCCATGGCCGGGGATAATCCAGTCGGGGTGAAGATCAAGGATGCGGCGGCGAGAGCCAGCCAACTGGGCAGGACTTGGTGCATAGGGATCCTCGAACGGCCCCTCCTCCGTCCACCACAGATGGGTGTAGACACACAGCCCATCGCTGGTTGCGATAGCTACACTGACATCCTCTCTGGTATGACCAGGCGTCTCGAGAAGGCGCACATTCGGTGAGATCTGGTAGCCCTCCGCCGGGCGACTTGTCCAATCATCACCCCGGTAGATCGCATGATAATCATGGACATTGGCTCGCTCAAAGAGGGCAACATGGAAGGTGTGGTCGAGGTGATGGTGACTCAACACTACCTCGGTCACCTTCTCGGGGCCGATACCGATGCTTGCCATGGGACCAAGAATGACCTCCCGTGCCGAGACCATGCCGGGATCGACCACGATAACCTGATCCTCTTCGAGCAACAGCAGTACCGTGCCTGTTACCTTCGGCTCAAGCGAACCTACGTGGACAATCAAACAAAGGCACTTTTCGCCAAAGACCCCGAAACGTTGCAAAATTCCCTCCCATCACCCGTCAAAGCTTCGAATTCCGTAGCAAAACCCCTAGAGGGTGATCGTAATCAGCTGGGAACGGCGATCTGCCATCCTCCGATTTTGAGATCTCTTCACCACTCACGTCGCCGAGAACAGGGCCCAAGAGTAGCGTTTTGACCACCCAGTGTTCGAGTCACCAAACTGTTCGGTTAAAGCCATGGCTTGCTTGGCAAACCTCGCTATATCGGGCTAAGGTAGCTGGAGAAGAGGCTGATCAACGGGGGGTCCAGAATGAGTTGGCGGGTATTCAAGGGTTCGATTGCGCTCGGACTCAGTTTTGCAGTCGCGACTTCGCTGACACTTTTCGCCACTGAATCAACGAGTTACGCCACTACGCCAACGATTGCTCAAGCTGAAGGAACCGTCGATGGTGCCCCCTATGAGGTCCAGGTTCCACCGAACTTCAACGGAACCCTCCTGCTCTACTCGCATGGGTATGTCTTCGATGGAGCGAAGAACCCAACCCCAATCGACGCCTCAGACCCCATTAGCCAGGGGATCCTTCTCAGTCAAGGGTATGCCCTCGCTGGTTCGAGCTACTCGCAACAAGGGTGGGCAGTCAAGGCGGCCCTGACCGATCAGATTGCCACCTTGAATGTCGCCAAAGCCTATGTCTCGAGCCACAGCACAACGCCCATCTCGTCGGTCATTCCCTGGGGCGTCTCGATGGGTGGCGACGTGACAGCCGGCCTCGTCCAACAAAACATCGGTACCTTCTCCGGAGCGATGATTGCCTGCGGTGTCGACGGTGGTGCGGTTCCAATCTGGAACCAACAATTGACTGCTCTCTTTGCCTTCAAGGAGCTGATCGACCCGAGCCTTCAGATCGTTGACCTCTCCTCCCCTACGGCGGCCGAAACCCAGCTCTTAGCCGCGCTCGAGGCACTTAACACTGCCGCCACTACTCCTGCTGGCCAAGCGCGACTCAGCCTCGTCGCGGCGCTTGGGGACATCCCAGGTTGGTTCTGGAACGGTTCGATTACCCACAAACCGGGAGACACAGCCGCAGGCATCGCCACCCAGCTCACCGACCAAATCGAATGGCTGGCGACGACGGATCTACCCTTCTCCTTCCTCGGCCGTGAAGATCTCGAAGCGAAGGCTGGCGGCAACCCGAGTTGGACCACCGGCGTGCAGTATGCCTCCGTCTTGAAGAAGTCCATCGACGCGAAAGAGGTCGAGGCCCTGTACTCAGCGATCCCCTCCTATGCGGGGGTGAGCCTCGCCGGCGACCTAGCGACGCTACAGGATGCAACCCAGATCAGCGCCGATCCAGCAGCGGTCACCTACCTGCAGAATGCAATCGATATCAACGGCGAGACCGGAGACATCCCCATTCTCACCATGCACACCATTGGCGACGGGCTCGTCTCACCCCAGAATGAGACCGCCTACAAAGACGCACTCGATGCCGCTGGCAATGGCAACAACCTTGCCCAAGTCTATGTCAACAACGCAGGACACTGCGAGTTCAACCCTGCCGAGTTAGTCGCGGGGATCGACACCGTACACGCCCGAATCGTCGCAGGTTCGTGGAACCCCACACCTAGGAGCCTCAACACGTTGGCCAACGCCATTATTGCTAAGGTTTCCACAGCTGCAGACGTCTCCGTTACCAAATATGATCTCGCTGATCCGCTGAAAGACACCTCAGCCCTCGAACCCCATGCCCCAGACTTTGTGTCCTACCAACCTGGTGTACCATTGCGGCCCTATCAGCAGGGTTATACTACCACCAGCTCTCGCGGCCAGCTCTCCTACCACGCAGCTCCTCCCCGTGGCTCGCTCGCACCTGGCACCTCGACAGCGCCGATCATCGGTATCGCCGCGACGCCAGCCGGCAACGGATATTGGCTCGTCAATGCCCATGGGCAGGTCTTCACCCGTGGCAGCGCGAAGTTCTATGGTCAGGTAGCGGCGACGATGCCGAATCCTGGGCATCCGGGATCGCCGCTTATGCCAGGTGCGCCGATGCCGCCTGCGTCCATCGTCGGTATCGCGGCGACTCCGGGGGGGCATGGTTACTGGCTCGTCTCCTCTACCGGTAAGGTTTACAACTTTGGCAGCGCGAAGTTCTATGGTCAGGTAGCGGCGACGATGCCGAATCCTGGGCATCCGGGATCGCCGCTTATGCCAGGTGCGCCGATGCCGCCTGCGTCCATCGTCGGTATCGCGGCGACTCCCTATGGTGCGGGCTATTGGGTCTTTGGTGCCAACGGCGCGGTCTATTCCTTTGGCGGAGCACCGACCTACCCGGCGATGGCAACTTCTCCCGGACCCTCAACTACGCCAGTCACCGCAGCGACGATTGGTTGATCGAACGCTGGATGGCTGCCGTTGCCCAAGGTGACCGATGTGGTCAACGCTGGCTGGCAGGTCAGAGATGGCTGACGGGCCCAAGTGCCTGCGTTGAGAGATCCAGAGAAGCCGGCGGGGAGGCGGTACTTTACGCCCACAGGTGCGCAAAACCTCAATCATCGTAGCTCATTGTACGATCAGTGAAGGAATTGAACTCGACCGACAGAGACTGCAAGAGGGTAGTAACCACATTTCTCCTTGCGCTCGAGAGGGCGTATCGGTGCCGTTCTCAATCTGTCAGAAGTCCTACGAAGGCAGAGGCCTACCTTGGTCCAGTGGGCATCGTTCGCACACAAACCGCTCCATGCCCAGGCCCATCAATACGCTCCTAAGGAACGATCTTCTAGAGTAGATCCATGCAAGTATCTCACCATAAGGACACTGGCGCCCCGCCCATCCCTCCACCGCTCATCGTGCTCGGTGCGACCATAACCGGCGTGATCATCGATCGTCTCGTCGGTGCGAAACGATCACCCTCACCGTTCCTTCGTATCATCGGGTATACAGTGTCGATCCTTGGCGGATCGTTGATGGCCTCGGCCGCTTTTGCTATGCTGCGCAGTGGGAACTCTCCAGATCCACGAACTCCAGTCCAACGGTTGAACCAAAGTGGCGTCTTCCGATGGAGCAGGAATCCGATCTACCTTGGCATGCTCCTCAACCAACTCGGAGTAGGCCTGGTGCGCCGTTCCCTGGCCACGGTGGGTTTGGTCCCAGTGACTCTCGCTCTCTTGGCCCAGAAGGTGATCGCGGGGGAAGAGATCTACCTCGCCTCCCGCTTTGGTGACGAGTATGCCCAATACTGTGAGCAGGTACCCCGATGGTTTCGGGGTATTGGTTCGCGCGCTTCCTGAGCCACCGCAAGCGTGCATCGAAGCTGTGGCGGCGCCGGATACGAACAGCAAGAACCCGATTCGAAGCGGCTGATAGTGGTCCCATCCGGCTTCCCAAAGGCCTTGCCAGGAGACTCCCCTTACGCACACGCCATGGGCAAGGAGCGCCGGGCAGGATCCTCCGGCGCATGCTCGCGCCGAGGTCTGAACGGTCGCTAGAACCTGGTGCTATTGGTCACTCCATGATTCGAAAGCATTGCGGGGTTTGCAGCATCATACGACACTGACAAGGCAAACCTTCCTTAAGGTGACGAAGAGAGCCAGCCAAGCTCCTCGGCCCGTAGCAGTGCGCTCGCACGGTTGTGCGTTCCAGTTTTTGCGATCGCCGAGGAGAGATAGTTGCGCACGGTCCCCTCAGAGAGACACAAACGGGCTGCCACCTCGGCGACTGATGCCCCGTAGCGACAGGCACCCAGAACTTCAGTCTCGCGCGGAGAGAGTGGAGATTGGCCGATCGATAAGGCCTCGCCCGCAAGCACCGGATCGACAACGGTGTGCCCCTGGGCCACCGAACGAATCGTCGCGGCCAACGTTGCCGCCGGAGCGTCCTTGACGACAAAACCTGAGGCCCCCGACTCCATTGCTCGTCGAAGATACCCAGGTCGACCGAAGGTGGTGAGGATAATGATTCGGCAGGCAGGGTAGCGCCGGTGTACTTCGATGGCGGCAGAGATACCATCCATTCCAGGCATCTCAATATCTAAGAGCGCGATCATCGGCCGCGTCCGCTCGACGGCCCCGACCACTTCATCGCCGCGACCAACGGTAGCGACCACATGGAAATCATCCTCAAGTTCGAGAAGCGCTGCCAATGCGGTTCTCACAAGCTCTTGATCGTCTGCGAGAAGTATATCGATCACCATCGACTCCGTTCTGGCACAGCCAGTTTGACCTCCCAACCAAGCGGGTAGTTTGGACCCACCTCCAGCGAACCTCCCGCACGGGCGGCTCGTTCGGCGAGTCCACGAAGTCCACTTCCAAAGAGGACCTCACCCCCGCAACCGTTGTCTCGCACACGCATCGAGGTCGGCCCTAGTTCGATGGTGCAGTTGGTAGCACGCGCATGCCGAACCACATTGGTCACTGATTCGCGGATCAC
This region includes:
- a CDS encoding MBL fold metallo-hydrolase, yielding MIVHVGSLEPKVTGTVLLLLEEDQVIVVDPGMVSAREVILGPMASIGIGPEKVTEVVLSHHHLDHTFHVALFERANVHDYHAIYRGDDWTSRPAEGYQISPNVRLLETPGHTREDVSVAIATSDGLCVYTHLWWTEEGPFEDPYAPSPAQLAGSRRRILDLHPDWIIPGHGRPFRPDVREPAV
- a CDS encoding isoprenylcysteine carboxylmethyltransferase family protein translates to MQVSHHKDTGAPPIPPPLIVLGATITGVIIDRLVGAKRSPSPFLRIIGYTVSILGGSLMASAAFAMLRSGNSPDPRTPVQRLNQSGVFRWSRNPIYLGMLLNQLGVGLVRRSLATVGLVPVTLALLAQKVIAGEEIYLASRFGDEYAQYCEQVPRWFRGIGSRAS
- a CDS encoding response regulator transcription factor, whose protein sequence is MVIDILLADDQELVRTALAALLELEDDFHVVATVGRGDEVVGAVERTRPMIALLDIEMPGMDGISAAIEVHRRYPACRIIILTTFGRPGYLRRAMESGASGFVVKDAPAATLAATIRSVAQGHTVVDPVLAGEALSIGQSPLSPRETEVLGACRYGASVAEVAARLCLSEGTVRNYLSSAIAKTGTHNRASALLRAEELGWLSSSP